Proteins co-encoded in one Flavivirga eckloniae genomic window:
- a CDS encoding MarR family winged helix-turn-helix transcriptional regulator, which translates to MTESQLSILFALKKLGKVEQGKIGETLILERSTVSRNVKLLEKIEVITKTSNYRPEIELTKKGQGLINTLTPIWEKLMDNFIEKLGENGLESIKYLEEKLR; encoded by the coding sequence ATAACCGAAAGCCAGTTAAGCATACTGTTCGCATTAAAAAAATTAGGAAAAGTTGAACAAGGCAAAATTGGGGAAACCTTAATTTTAGAAAGATCGACTGTGAGTAGAAACGTGAAATTGTTAGAAAAAATTGAGGTCATTACAAAAACATCTAACTATCGCCCAGAAATAGAGTTAACAAAAAAAGGACAAGGCTTAATAAATACCCTGACCCCTATTTGGGAAAAATTAATGGATAATTTTATAGAAAAGCTAGGAGAAAATGGCCTTGAAAGTATCAAGTATTTAGAAGAAAAGTTAAGGTAA
- a CDS encoding efflux RND transporter permease subunit, with amino-acid sequence MKQQNKVAKFFNFITSYHKMILTLSIIIMIGIASFIPKMTKDTSYDAFLPKDDPILVFRNQTKETFGLKDPMVIAIVNEQGVFNKKTLELVHELSERLKTIPGIDPDEITSLSTENNIVGTDDGLEVDTFFEISELTENKAIEVAKAIDDFELYQGSLVSNDHTTTLVVAEMLDSYDKKQHEVYKSLIALLDEYKARNEQFYLAGEGAISGYLIRYIDEDAIKTNPFAALIISIILIFAYRRLRGLILPNIMVLASVGIALGAMAAFGVDFFVITNGLPVVLISIAVADGIHILGEYYETAAKHPEYTQKELVVLTMIHMWRPITITSITTIAGFLAIAASAYMPPMTYFGLFGALGVFAALVYAIFMIPSAMMFLKPQLSSAYKPNQKMDAFGKIMVRIGVLVLNYPKTIVTIALIIIAFGLNGAFKLVINEDRIKNFQSDEPIVKSDALINNKTDGTSYLDILIETPESEDIFDPKNLLKMEALQNYVETLPHVKGSISIVDFLKKMNQSLNENNPDFYTIPDDKELIAQYFLLYSASGDPTDFDNYVDYDYRLANIRLSMDTGEYLFEKPVVEQTQAYITEHFNNGDIKATTTGKVTVDSYWINRLGYNHFIGAGLALLVVLIFSALSFKSFWAGVLTIIPVSISVLFIYTVMGLLNIWLAVGTSMFAAIAIGIGVDFAVHTVDKLKFLLNEKRLSTKEAYSEFYKSAGRALLFNFLALALGFSVLMTSSVPPLSQFGFLVAVAVTVSFIGSLTLLPAIILLLKPKFLNIAK; translated from the coding sequence ATGAAACAACAAAACAAAGTAGCTAAATTTTTCAATTTCATAACATCTTATCATAAGATGATATTGACATTAAGTATCATAATAATGATAGGTATTGCTTCCTTTATTCCTAAAATGACAAAAGATACTAGTTACGATGCCTTCTTACCAAAAGATGACCCCATCTTGGTTTTTAGAAATCAAACTAAAGAAACTTTTGGATTAAAAGATCCCATGGTAATTGCCATAGTAAATGAACAGGGAGTCTTTAACAAAAAAACCTTAGAGTTAGTTCATGAATTGAGTGAACGTTTAAAAACTATTCCTGGCATAGATCCAGATGAAATTACAAGTTTATCGACAGAAAATAATATTGTTGGTACAGATGATGGTCTTGAGGTTGATACTTTTTTTGAAATTAGCGAATTAACCGAAAACAAAGCAATTGAAGTCGCTAAGGCTATAGATGATTTTGAATTATATCAAGGTAGTCTAGTTTCTAATGATCATACCACTACCCTAGTCGTAGCAGAAATGTTAGATAGCTATGACAAAAAACAACATGAAGTTTATAAAAGTTTAATAGCTCTGTTAGATGAATATAAAGCTCGCAATGAACAGTTTTATTTAGCAGGCGAAGGTGCTATTAGTGGTTATCTAATTAGATATATTGATGAAGATGCCATAAAAACGAACCCTTTTGCAGCACTTATCATTTCAATTATACTAATTTTTGCATATAGAAGGCTACGCGGTCTTATTTTACCAAACATCATGGTATTGGCCTCTGTAGGTATCGCACTTGGGGCCATGGCAGCTTTTGGTGTGGATTTCTTTGTTATCACCAATGGTCTGCCTGTGGTACTTATCTCGATAGCAGTTGCAGACGGCATTCATATACTTGGGGAATACTATGAAACAGCAGCAAAGCACCCTGAATATACCCAAAAGGAATTGGTTGTTTTAACCATGATTCATATGTGGCGCCCTATTACAATTACGTCCATTACTACCATAGCTGGTTTCTTAGCAATTGCAGCTTCGGCATATATGCCACCAATGACTTACTTTGGATTATTTGGGGCATTGGGTGTTTTCGCAGCACTTGTTTATGCCATTTTTATGATTCCATCTGCCATGATGTTTTTAAAACCTCAATTAAGTAGTGCTTATAAACCTAATCAAAAAATGGACGCTTTCGGTAAGATCATGGTACGTATAGGAGTACTCGTTTTAAACTATCCGAAAACAATAGTTACAATTGCTTTAATCATTATTGCTTTTGGTCTTAATGGCGCTTTTAAACTTGTTATCAATGAAGATCGTATTAAGAATTTCCAATCGGATGAACCTATTGTAAAATCGGATGCTTTAATAAACAATAAAACAGATGGTACCTCTTATTTAGATATCCTTATAGAAACACCAGAATCTGAAGATATTTTTGACCCAAAAAACCTTCTTAAAATGGAAGCTTTGCAAAATTACGTTGAAACCTTACCTCATGTTAAGGGAAGTATTTCAATTGTAGATTTCTTAAAAAAAATGAATCAATCATTAAATGAAAATAATCCTGATTTTTATACAATTCCAGATGATAAAGAATTAATAGCACAATATTTTCTCCTCTATTCAGCAAGTGGTGACCCAACAGATTTTGATAATTACGTAGACTACGATTACCGTTTGGCTAATATTAGATTAAGCATGGACACAGGAGAATATTTATTCGAAAAACCCGTAGTAGAACAAACCCAAGCATATATAACTGAACATTTTAATAATGGTGACATTAAAGCAACAACAACAGGAAAAGTAACAGTAGATAGTTATTGGATAAACCGATTAGGTTATAACCATTTTATAGGTGCTGGACTTGCTTTATTAGTTGTTTTAATTTTTTCAGCTTTAAGCTTCAAGTCATTTTGGGCCGGCGTATTAACCATCATTCCTGTATCGATATCTGTATTATTTATATATACTGTTATGGGCTTACTAAATATTTGGTTAGCCGTAGGAACTTCTATGTTTGCTGCAATTGCTATTGGTATTGGAGTAGACTTTGCAGTGCATACTGTTGATAAACTAAAATTTCTCTTAAACGAAAAAAGGTTATCTACTAAAGAGGCTTATAGCGAATTCTACAAATCTGCAGGACGTGCATTACTATTTAATTTTTTAGCTCTAGCCTTAGGCTTTAGTGTTTTAATGACAAGCTCTGTTCCTCCTTTAAGTCAATTTGGCTTTTTAGTAGCTGTAGCTGTAACTGTTAGCTTTATTGGTAGTTTAACATTGCTTCCAGCTATCATCCTTCTATTAAAACCAAAATTTTTAAACATAGCAAAATAA
- a CDS encoding pyridoxamine 5'-phosphate oxidase family protein, with the protein MKNTSDIAFTPAVKELQEKFGSRKTYEHMELSGGWQHEINSNLFHILKNMDSFYFGTSNSNNQPYIQHRGGPKGFLKVLDNKRLAFADFSGNKQYISIGNLSENNKAYIFLMDYANLTRIKIWGTAEIEEGDTELINSLFDEGYNAKPERAIIFTVEAWDVNCRQHIQRRFTLEQIEEVTKPLYDTIKALKKEINNLKIN; encoded by the coding sequence ATGAAAAACACTAGTGATATTGCATTCACTCCAGCAGTGAAAGAGCTTCAAGAAAAATTTGGATCAAGAAAAACATATGAACACATGGAACTATCGGGAGGGTGGCAACACGAAATCAATTCAAACTTGTTCCACATACTAAAAAACATGGACTCCTTTTATTTCGGTACTTCAAATAGTAACAATCAACCTTATATACAACACAGAGGCGGCCCAAAAGGTTTTCTAAAAGTGCTTGATAATAAAAGATTAGCCTTTGCAGATTTCTCCGGAAACAAACAATACATTTCTATTGGAAACCTCAGCGAAAACAATAAAGCCTATATTTTCTTGATGGATTATGCCAACTTAACCAGAATTAAGATTTGGGGAACAGCAGAAATTGAGGAAGGCGATACAGAATTAATTAATTCTTTATTTGATGAAGGCTATAATGCTAAACCTGAAAGAGCCATCATTTTTACAGTTGAAGCTTGGGATGTCAATTGCAGACAACATATTCAACGTCGTTTTACACTAGAGCAGATTGAAGAAGTAACAAAGCCTTTATACGATACAATTAAAGCTTTAAAGAAAGAAATAAACAACTTAAAGATTAATTAG
- a CDS encoding BLUF domain-containing protein, whose product MLKTICYISDSCQDESLTALKALYAQAKKNNSKYNITGVLIYSNENFLQVLEGDSDSVDATFKRISLDRRHKNIFKVINIDIQQRIFEDYNFGFTIVNDSKELDKLYEYLEWLRKAENTLANKVVNMVENFIAQKLPKG is encoded by the coding sequence ATGTTAAAGACAATTTGCTATATCAGTGATTCATGTCAAGATGAATCACTAACCGCTCTCAAAGCTTTATATGCTCAAGCAAAAAAGAATAATTCAAAATATAATATAACAGGGGTCTTAATCTACTCTAACGAAAACTTCCTGCAAGTTCTCGAAGGTGATTCAGATAGTGTTGATGCTACTTTTAAAAGAATAAGTTTAGACAGAAGGCACAAAAATATTTTTAAAGTTATTAATATTGATATCCAGCAACGTATTTTCGAAGATTATAATTTTGGCTTCACAATTGTTAATGACAGCAAAGAACTTGACAAACTTTACGAATACCTAGAATGGTTAAGAAAGGCAGAGAATACACTGGCTAACAAAGTTGTTAACATGGTTGAAAATTTTATTGCTCAAAAACTACCCAAAGGTTGA
- a CDS encoding DUF1302 family protein, whose translation MSLRYSVFMILLCFFLGVHGQEKQNKFKKSFKASLVIDSDFSYEFKSEKSQKSEVILKPEFSYKLNRNSKFILKGQLYTDFSDNLEVGVPKEETVSNFSKRLFIGDRTSLELREFYFHTKIQKKLDLTIGKQQIVWGETDGLKLLDVVNPQNFREFILDDFEDSRIPLWSLKAEFDIKSIDIQIVWIPDNTYHITQGFDAPFFTKSLFKSPPEGVQSTLNEVKRPKRFFADSDVGFKLNTFNKGWDVSLNYFYYFDDLPVFYNKLQFNENNDPLIVINPKFERQHLLGGTFNKVFGSSTFRGEIAYIFNQNFASNKPEANLGIETSDQFKSAIGIDYIKGEHIISAQLFSDIITHDISPYNRDIFETNISLKVSQEMMNDNLNSEVIWVHNANHGDGYIKPQISYWLNTNTQLFLGSSIFYGNETNLFGQFKDRSRTSLGMRWGI comes from the coding sequence ATGTCATTAAGATATTCTGTATTCATGATCTTACTCTGCTTTTTTTTAGGAGTACATGGGCAAGAAAAACAAAACAAATTTAAAAAATCCTTTAAGGCAAGTCTAGTTATCGACTCCGATTTCTCATATGAGTTTAAGTCAGAAAAAAGTCAAAAATCCGAAGTCATTTTAAAACCGGAATTCTCATACAAACTTAATAGAAACTCAAAATTTATATTAAAAGGACAACTTTATACAGATTTTAGTGACAACCTTGAAGTTGGAGTACCAAAAGAAGAGACTGTTTCTAATTTTAGTAAACGTCTCTTCATTGGAGATAGAACAAGTTTAGAATTAAGAGAATTTTATTTTCACACTAAGATTCAAAAAAAACTAGATTTAACTATTGGTAAACAGCAAATTGTTTGGGGAGAAACGGATGGTTTGAAATTATTAGATGTTGTAAATCCTCAAAATTTCCGTGAGTTTATTTTAGATGACTTTGAAGATAGTCGAATTCCACTTTGGTCATTAAAAGCAGAGTTCGATATTAAAAGCATTGATATACAAATAGTTTGGATTCCAGATAACACATATCACATAACACAAGGCTTTGACGCTCCTTTTTTCACTAAAAGTCTATTTAAGAGTCCACCAGAAGGAGTTCAATCAACTTTAAATGAGGTTAAAAGACCAAAACGTTTTTTTGCAGATTCAGATGTTGGCTTTAAATTAAACACTTTCAATAAGGGATGGGATGTATCGTTAAACTATTTCTATTACTTTGATGACTTACCGGTTTTTTACAATAAACTTCAGTTCAATGAAAACAATGATCCATTAATTGTAATCAACCCGAAATTTGAACGGCAACATCTGCTTGGTGGTACTTTCAATAAAGTCTTTGGATCATCAACATTTAGAGGAGAAATAGCTTATATCTTTAATCAAAATTTCGCTTCCAATAAACCAGAAGCCAATTTAGGAATTGAAACAAGTGATCAATTTAAGTCTGCCATTGGAATCGATTATATAAAGGGAGAACATATTATTAGCGCACAATTATTTAGCGATATAATAACTCATGATATTTCACCATATAATCGTGATATATTTGAAACCAATATATCCTTAAAAGTGTCTCAAGAAATGATGAATGATAACCTTAATTCGGAAGTTATTTGGGTTCATAATGCAAATCATGGGGATGGGTATATTAAACCACAAATAAGCTATTGGTTAAACACAAATACGCAGTTATTTTTAGGAAGTAGTATTTTTTATGGTAATGAAACTAATCTTTTCGGCCAATTTAAAGATAGAAGTAGAACCTCTTTAGGAATGCGTTGGGGTATTTAA
- a CDS encoding sigma-70 family RNA polymerase sigma factor, which yields MRQLKITKQVTNRETASLDKYLQEIGKVDLITADEEVELAQRIKAGDQVALEKLTKANLRFVVSVAKQYQNQGLTLPDLINEGNLGLIKAAQRFDETRGFKFISYAVWWIRQSILQALAEQSRIVRLPLNKIGSINKINKTFAFLEQSHERPPSAEEIAKELDMTINDVKESMKNSGRHVSMDAPLVEGEDSNLYDVLNSGESPNPDRELLHESLRTEIERALETLTPREADVIRLYFGLGNQHPMTLEEIGETFDLTRERVRQIKEKAIRRLKHTSRSKILKTYLG from the coding sequence ATGAGACAACTTAAAATTACGAAGCAGGTAACTAATAGAGAGACTGCATCGTTAGATAAATATTTGCAGGAAATAGGCAAGGTTGATTTAATTACTGCCGACGAAGAAGTAGAATTAGCTCAACGTATAAAAGCGGGAGATCAGGTGGCTTTAGAAAAGTTAACCAAAGCTAATTTACGTTTCGTAGTATCGGTAGCTAAGCAATATCAAAACCAAGGTTTAACATTACCAGATTTAATTAATGAAGGTAACCTAGGTTTAATTAAAGCGGCACAACGCTTTGATGAAACTCGTGGTTTTAAATTTATATCTTATGCCGTATGGTGGATTCGTCAATCGATTTTACAGGCTTTAGCCGAACAATCTCGTATTGTACGTTTACCATTAAACAAAATTGGTTCTATTAATAAAATTAATAAAACATTTGCTTTTCTTGAGCAAAGTCATGAGCGTCCTCCAAGTGCAGAGGAAATTGCAAAGGAGTTAGACATGACTATTAACGACGTTAAAGAGTCTATGAAGAACTCTGGTCGTCACGTAAGTATGGATGCGCCTTTAGTTGAGGGTGAAGATTCTAATTTATACGACGTATTAAATAGTGGTGAATCTCCAAATCCAGATAGAGAATTATTACATGAGTCTTTACGTACCGAGATTGAGCGTGCTTTAGAAACTTTAACGCCTAGAGAAGCTGATGTTATTCGCTTATACTTTGGTTTAGGTAACCAACACCCAATGACTTTAGAAGAAATTGGTGAAACATTTGATTTAACACGTGAACGTGTAAGACAAATTAAGGAAAAAGCGATTAGAAGACTTAAACATACTTCCAGAAGTAAAATATTAAAAACATATTTAGGATAG
- a CDS encoding outer membrane lipoprotein-sorting protein — protein sequence MKTILVLGLLTIGLLFPANSIAQSLPSGKNIADNTYARNEGISLNRTLTMELKDKRGKTRIRKTTSLRKYFGDEKRLAIFYLTPKSVMGTAFLTYDYPDASVDDDQWLYMPALRKTRRISASNRGDYFLGTDLTYEDIKLETRISKDDYNYKTIGLETVDGKTCYVLDGTPKNNTIAKELGYSKVKLWVDTNIWMLRKAESWDVAGNHLKTTLISDIKKVQGIWTYHKIEVKNHKTNHETIFRISDVDYKTELNDDVFTKETLVNGL from the coding sequence ATGAAAACAATATTAGTTTTAGGGCTTTTAACAATAGGATTGTTATTCCCAGCAAACAGCATCGCACAATCTTTACCTTCTGGTAAAAATATAGCCGATAACACTTACGCTAGAAATGAAGGTATTTCCCTTAATCGAACATTAACTATGGAACTTAAAGATAAAAGAGGTAAAACTCGAATACGTAAAACAACCTCACTTCGTAAATATTTTGGAGACGAAAAGCGTTTAGCCATTTTTTACCTAACACCTAAGAGTGTGATGGGAACTGCATTTTTAACATACGATTATCCTGATGCTTCTGTTGACGACGATCAATGGTTATACATGCCTGCTTTAAGAAAAACAAGACGTATCTCTGCTTCCAATAGGGGTGATTATTTTCTAGGAACCGACTTAACCTATGAGGATATTAAACTAGAAACTAGAATTAGTAAAGATGATTACAACTATAAAACGATAGGTTTAGAAACGGTTGATGGAAAAACTTGTTATGTTTTAGATGGTACTCCAAAAAATAATACCATAGCAAAAGAATTGGGATATAGTAAAGTTAAACTTTGGGTAGATACTAACATTTGGATGCTTCGAAAAGCAGAAAGCTGGGATGTTGCAGGAAATCATTTAAAAACAACCTTGATAAGTGACATTAAAAAGGTTCAGGGTATCTGGACGTATCATAAAATAGAAGTGAAAAACCATAAAACCAATCACGAAACCATTTTTAGAATTAGTGATGTAGATTATAAAACAGAACTCAACGATGATGTTTTCACAAAAGAGACATTGGTTAACGGCTTATAG
- a CDS encoding zinc-dependent peptidase: MFQILLIEQYTLGSKIILGIFFVAMGYIFINYGMKMIEMGFVLKYKRPLYNHFYFRLRRLNKNQKYILTKQVSFYNKLTDKEKQYFEHRVASFIIDKDFIGRDGLTVTDEMKVLIAATAIMLTFGFRDFYIGIISKIVIYPKAFYSNINKANHKGEFNPRLKALVLSWEDFVQGFSDENDNLNLGIHEITHAIHINSMKERDVSSIIFSDTFKELSALFAKNESLRDELKASDYFRRYAFTNQFEFLAVAIENFIETPQEFRTQFPEIYNKIRQMLNFNVKGY, translated from the coding sequence ATGTTCCAAATTCTACTAATAGAACAATATACTTTAGGAAGTAAAATCATTCTAGGCATTTTTTTTGTCGCCATGGGGTATATATTTATAAACTATGGCATGAAAATGATAGAGATGGGTTTTGTACTTAAATACAAGCGTCCATTATACAATCATTTTTATTTTCGTTTAAGACGTTTAAATAAGAATCAAAAATATATTTTAACGAAACAGGTTTCTTTTTATAACAAACTTACCGACAAAGAGAAACAGTATTTTGAACATCGTGTAGCCTCTTTTATAATAGATAAAGATTTTATAGGTAGGGATGGCCTTACGGTTACAGACGAGATGAAGGTTTTAATAGCTGCTACCGCTATTATGTTAACCTTTGGTTTTCGCGATTTTTATATTGGTATTATTTCGAAAATTGTAATATATCCGAAAGCTTTTTATTCTAATATAAATAAAGCAAATCATAAAGGTGAATTTAATCCTAGATTAAAGGCTCTGGTATTATCATGGGAAGATTTTGTACAGGGGTTTAGTGATGAGAATGATAATTTGAACTTGGGAATACATGAGATCACCCACGCTATTCATATTAATAGTATGAAGGAACGCGATGTAAGCTCTATTATTTTTAGCGATACATTTAAAGAGTTATCGGCGTTGTTTGCTAAAAATGAATCATTACGTGATGAATTAAAAGCGTCTGATTACTTTAGAAGATATGCCTTTACAAACCAGTTTGAGTTTTTAGCGGTAGCTATCGAAAACTTTATAGAAACCCCACAAGAGTTCAGAACCCAATTTCCCGAGATTTACAATAAAATAAGGCAAATGCTTAATTTTAACGTAAAGGGGTATTAA
- a CDS encoding TetR/AcrR family transcriptional regulator has protein sequence MKKLGVKERIIETASDLFYHNGFNQTGINQIIAEAGVAKASMYQHFKSKEDIAVAYLVKRHALWMEQLLNFLSTKNTPKDKVIGLFDFLTDWLCEVDFRGCGWQNIITDLPNDHDKIRNQAINHKNEVRSHIHTILKDEYSEEQSKELGDQILVLIEGAIILSQIQKNKWPVLTAKNAAICLLK, from the coding sequence ATGAAAAAATTAGGAGTAAAAGAACGCATTATTGAAACCGCTTCAGATTTGTTTTACCATAATGGTTTTAACCAAACGGGTATTAATCAAATTATTGCAGAAGCAGGAGTGGCTAAAGCTAGCATGTATCAGCATTTTAAGTCTAAAGAAGACATTGCCGTAGCTTACTTGGTTAAAAGACATGCACTGTGGATGGAGCAATTATTAAATTTTCTTTCAACAAAAAATACACCTAAAGACAAGGTCATTGGCTTATTTGATTTTTTAACAGATTGGTTATGTGAAGTAGATTTTAGAGGCTGTGGTTGGCAAAATATTATTACAGATTTACCAAACGATCATGATAAAATCAGAAATCAAGCCATAAATCATAAAAATGAAGTAAGGAGCCATATTCACACCATCTTAAAAGACGAATATTCAGAAGAGCAGTCCAAAGAATTAGGAGATCAGATATTAGTGCTCATTGAAGGCGCCATTATTTTATCTCAAATACAAAAAAACAAATGGCCAGTCCTTACTGCTAAAAATGCAGCAATCTGTTTATTAAAATAA
- a CDS encoding CBS domain-containing protein produces the protein MKRRTPVSEIMSTDIIALRRSDTLERAEKLFKKHKIRHIPVVSNESILGMLSYTDLLRISFADATDDEYGVDTVVYNMFSLEQVMTKNLISVSSDTTIKEVAEILSKNEFHALPVVDDSLLVGIVTTTDLINYLLKQF, from the coding sequence ATGAAAAGAAGAACTCCAGTTTCAGAGATAATGAGTACGGATATTATTGCATTGAGGAGATCAGATACTTTAGAAAGAGCTGAAAAACTTTTCAAAAAGCATAAAATTAGACATATTCCAGTAGTTAGCAATGAGTCAATACTAGGTATGTTAAGTTATACCGATTTACTTAGAATTAGTTTTGCCGATGCTACAGACGATGAATATGGTGTTGATACAGTAGTTTACAATATGTTTTCCTTAGAGCAGGTAATGACTAAAAACCTGATAAGTGTTTCAAGTGATACAACAATAAAGGAAGTGGCAGAAATTTTATCTAAAAATGAATTTCATGCATTACCGGTTGTAGATGACTCGCTCTTGGTTGGTATTGTAACGACTACAGATTTAATAAACTATTTGCTAAAGCAGTTTTAA
- the rpe gene encoding ribulose-phosphate 3-epimerase, whose product MGSKLIAPSILAADFANLQRDIEMVNVSDADWFHIDIMDGVFVPNISFGMPVLQAIAKHAKKTIDVHLMIVDPDRYIKTFAELGSDILTVHYEACTHLHRTLQAIKAEGMKAGVALNPHTNINVLEDTINDIDLVCIMSVNPGFGGQSFIENTYNKVSQLKELITRKGASTIIEIDGGVTNKNAKSLVDTGADVLVAGSYVFKSSDQVKTIKDLKALANS is encoded by the coding sequence ATGGGTTCTAAATTAATTGCACCGTCAATTCTGGCAGCAGACTTTGCAAATCTTCAACGCGATATAGAAATGGTTAACGTTAGTGATGCCGACTGGTTTCACATCGATATTATGGATGGTGTATTTGTGCCTAATATTTCTTTTGGGATGCCTGTTTTACAAGCCATAGCAAAGCATGCTAAAAAAACCATAGATGTGCATTTAATGATTGTTGACCCAGATAGGTACATTAAAACTTTTGCAGAATTAGGCAGCGATATACTTACCGTACATTACGAAGCTTGTACACATTTACACAGAACCTTGCAAGCCATAAAAGCCGAAGGCATGAAAGCTGGCGTAGCACTAAATCCGCATACCAATATAAACGTGTTGGAAGACACTATAAATGATATAGATTTGGTTTGCATAATGAGCGTAAACCCTGGTTTTGGTGGCCAAAGCTTTATAGAGAACACTTACAATAAAGTTTCTCAATTAAAAGAATTAATTACGCGTAAAGGAGCTTCAACAATCATTGAAATTGATGGAGGCGTTACAAACAAAAATGCAAAATCACTTGTTGATACTGGCGCAGATGTTCTGGTTGCCGGAAGCTATGTATTTAAAAGTAGCGATCAAGTTAAGACTATAAAAGACTTAAAAGCATTGGCTAATTCTTAA
- a CDS encoding SMP-30/gluconolactonase/LRE family protein, giving the protein MKHILSILIVAVFFLNSCKEENKNKVVKEDNEVVKEGNKEEVANTIEELKIQQGNWKPRTKEEMEAFFKIEIFDDEGLNAIDPNSKIEVLASGFSWTEGPVWVKDGNYLLFSDIPNNKVYKLDAQKDTITYLHPSGLSADSFTGSEPGSNGLLVNAKGELVLMQHGNRAVAKMKPSMSNPKPDYEFLINNYKGKKLNSPNDGAFDKAGNLYFTDPPYGLPLMLKDPGKELDFQGVYCLLSTGELLLLDDALKFPNGLCLSPDNSKLYVAVSNIENAAWYEYDIVEPGKVANKKVFYDANPFLEKEGYQGLPDGLKISKNNYMFATGPKGVLIFNLSGKLLARIYTGQLTANCALGKDEKKLFMTAHNFVLSVDIK; this is encoded by the coding sequence ATGAAACATATCTTAAGTATATTAATCGTTGCTGTATTCTTTTTAAATTCTTGTAAAGAAGAAAATAAAAATAAAGTTGTAAAAGAAGACAATGAGGTTGTAAAAGAAGGTAATAAGGAGGAAGTCGCAAATACTATTGAAGAACTGAAGATACAACAAGGCAATTGGAAACCAAGGACTAAAGAAGAGATGGAAGCCTTTTTTAAAATTGAAATCTTTGACGATGAGGGGCTTAATGCCATTGATCCTAATTCAAAAATAGAGGTTCTAGCTAGTGGTTTTTCTTGGACGGAAGGTCCTGTTTGGGTTAAAGATGGTAATTATCTATTGTTTTCTGATATTCCGAATAATAAAGTCTATAAGTTAGATGCTCAAAAAGATACCATAACCTATTTACATCCTTCAGGGTTGTCTGCTGATAGTTTTACAGGTTCAGAACCAGGATCTAATGGTTTATTGGTAAATGCGAAAGGCGAATTAGTACTCATGCAACATGGTAATAGGGCAGTGGCTAAAATGAAGCCATCAATGTCTAACCCCAAACCAGATTATGAATTTTTAATTAATAATTATAAAGGAAAGAAACTTAACAGTCCTAATGATGGTGCCTTTGATAAAGCCGGTAACCTTTATTTTACAGACCCACCATATGGATTACCTTTAATGTTGAAAGATCCTGGCAAAGAATTAGATTTCCAGGGTGTTTATTGTTTGCTTTCTACTGGTGAATTGTTGCTACTTGATGATGCTTTAAAGTTTCCAAATGGGCTTTGTCTATCACCCGATAATTCTAAACTGTATGTAGCAGTTTCTAACATAGAAAATGCTGCCTGGTATGAGTATGATATTGTTGAACCCGGTAAAGTAGCCAATAAAAAAGTATTTTACGATGCCAATCCTTTTTTAGAAAAAGAAGGCTATCAAGGACTTCCAGACGGACTCAAAATCTCAAAAAACAACTACATGTTTGCCACAGGACCCAAAGGTGTTTTAATCTTTAATTTAAGTGGCAAGCTATTGGCTAGAATTTATACAGGGCAATTAACAGCCAATTGTGCTTTAGGTAAAGATGAAAAGAAACTATTTATGACGGCACATAATTTTGTTTTATCGGTTGATATAAAATAA